A genomic window from Silene latifolia isolate original U9 population chromosome 11, ASM4854445v1, whole genome shotgun sequence includes:
- the LOC141612429 gene encoding putative E3 ubiquitin-protein ligase RHC2A, giving the protein MSTTSSTPNTSSYWCYRCNRFVRVFNNNNLDSMICPDCNGGFVEQIDSPRRRFPSTTVSSAANPTISSSPRLRRSRRNGGDRSPFNPVIVLRAPSEDIAAVNAAVAGGGGGGYELYYDDGGGSGLRPLPPSVSEFLLGSGFDRLLDQLAQLEMNGIQRSEQPPASKAAIESMPTIKIVDNHVNLDSHCAVCKEAFELGVEAREMPCKHIYHSDCILPWLNLRNSCPVCRHELATDVSTSLASPARPNVVESGEDETVGLTIWRLPGGGFAVGRFSGGRRAGGSGGERELPVVYTEMDGGFNNQGGGVPRRISWGSRGGSHRESGGIRRALRNLFSCFNGGGGGVMGNLEDSTSSSSDSRSRSLSIFGSGSRRNRGFDLGGRVRRW; this is encoded by the coding sequence ATGTCGACGACGTCGTCGACTCCCAACACGTCGTCGTATTGGTGTTACAGATGCAATCGATTCGTTAGGgttttcaacaacaacaacctcgaTTCAATGATTTGCCCTGATTGCAACGGCGGATTTGTCGAACAAATCGACTCTCCACGACGTCGTTTTCCCTCCACCACCGTCTCCTCCGCCGCAAACCCCACCATATCCTCATCCCCTCGCCTCCGTCGCAGCCGTCGTAACGGCGGCGATCGATCTCCGTTCAACCCCGTCATCGTGTTACGTGCCCCGTCTGAAGATATAGCTGCTGTCAACGCCGCCGTCGCCGGAGGCGGCGGCGGCGGTTACGAGCTGTACTACGACGACGGAGGCGGTTCAGGTCTAAGACCACTTCCACCCAGCGTTTCCGAGTTTTTACTCGGTTCGGGTTTCGATCGGTTACTTGATCAGCTTGCTCAGCTTGAAATGAACGGAATTCAGAGGTCGGAACAACCGCCGGCATCGAAAGCGGCTATCGAATCGATGCCGACTATTAAAATTGTTGATAATCATGTTAATTTAGATTCGCATTGTGCTGTGTGTAAAGAGGCGTTTGAATTGGGTGTAGAAGCGAGGGAAATGCCTTGTAAACATATTTATCACAGTGATTGTATACTTCCATGGTTGAATTTACGGAATTCGTGTCCCGTTTGTCGACACGAGCTGGCGACCGACGTTTCCACCTCGCTGGCGTCGCCAGCGAGGCCGAATGTGGTCGAAAGCGGTGAGGATGAGACGGTTGGGTTGACGATTTGGAGGTTACCGGGTGGAGGGTTTGCTGTAGGTAGGTTTTCCGGTGGGAGACGGGCTGGTGGGAGCGGGGGTGAGAGGGAATTACCGGTTGTTTATACGGAGATGGACGGCGGGTTTAATAATCAAGGTGGCGGAGTTCCGAGGAGGATTTCGTGGGGGAGTAGAGGTGGGAGTCATAGGGAGAGTGGTGGGATTAGGAGAGCTTTGAGAAATTTGTTTTCTTGTTTTaatggcggtggtggtggggtGATGGGGAATTTGGAGGATTCCACGAGTTCTAGCTCG